The bacterium genome segment AAGAATCGGGCTGTTAACAAAAGGTTCAAGCCTTTTGTTCCCCTACTCTGAGCCTGTTGAACCCTTCGGAGACGCTCTTTGTGCAGAAGGGTAAGTTCTCAGAGTGCCCGATTGTTACGTAGAAGGTGTATGCGCCGTAGTACCAGAGTGAGTAGACACTACATACTTTTTTCCCCCATATAGGCAAGCGTTCCCCCTGCCAATAAAATCGTCTTTTGTCTTTTTGAAAGCTTATATTCTGTTACAAATTCTGTGCCAGCAGTAATATTTTTAACAACAACGGAAGTTCCTTCGCTAAGGAACGTATATAGACCTGTTATTTCCAGTTGGTCTAACTCAGTAATTAAATTATAATCTTTTTCATCTACAAAATATAAAGGTAAAATACCAAAATTGACAAGGTTATCCTGATGTATCCTCTCTATCGATTTTGCAATAACCACCTTAACCCCCATATACATTGGACATAATGCCGCATGTTCTCTCGAGGAACCTTGACCATAACTAAGTCCAGCTACTATTATATTTTGTTTACCTGACTCTTGAATACTCCTTGCCCTATTATAAAACTCAGAGTCAACAACCTCAAAAAGAAACTCCGAATATTTCGGAACATTAGAACGGTACTTCATTCTTGCGCCTGCAGGAATAATATGGTCGGTTGTAATGTTATCCCCTACTTTTATTGTAACTTTTCCTTCTATAACATCAGGTAAAGGGACACTTTGAGGCAGTTCTGCTATATTAGGACCACGATAAATCTCTTCATTTGTCTTTTCCTCTGGAAAAATGAACATACCATCGTTTATCAGCATTTCTTGTGGCATATCTATATTGGGGTATTTTATACCTAACGATTCTAATCTTGAAGGTTCTGTTATTTCCCCTGTTATTACTGCAGCCGCTGCGGTTTCAGGGCTTACAAGGTACACGTTAGCATCTTTTGTGCCAGAACGACCTAAAAAATTTCTGTTGCTGGTTCTTAAGGAAACACTATTAGAGCCAGGAGATTGGCTGTTGCCTATACAAAACCCGCACGCTGTTTCAGCAATTCTTGCTCCAGTGGACAAAAGTTTTGCAAGCCCACCATCTTTAGCAAGGTTTTCTAACACCTGTTTTGAGCCAGGCGCTACAACAAAACTTACTGATGGATAAACTGTTTTGCCTTCAAGTATATTAGCAACAACCATCATATCTTTATATGAAGAGTTTGTACAACTCCCTATACATACCTGGTCAACCTTTAATCCTGCAACTTCTGAGACCTTTTTTATATTACCAGGGCTATGTGGAGCTGCAAGTAGAGGTTCTAATTTGCTAAGATTTATCTCTATTTCATTATCATATTGGGCGTTTTTATCGGCTACCAATGAAACCCAGTCGCCCTCTCGGTTTTGTGATTTGAGAAATAATCTTGTTTGTTCATCACTTGGAAATAGAGAAGTGGTAACACCACATTCTGCTCCCATATTGGTTATGGTTGCTCTTTCAGGGACAGACAGAGTTGCCAGTCCATCTCCTGAGTATTCAAATACGCTTCCCACATTACCTTTTGTATCAAATATTTCCAGTACTTTGAGGATAATATCTTTCGCAGAAACCCATTTCTTTAATCTACCAGTTAGGGTTATTTTTATTATTTTAGGGTAAGTAAGATAAAAAGGACCACCAGCCATTGCTACTGCAACATCAAGCCCACCTGCTCCAATAGCCAACATCCCCAGCCCACCTCCAGTTGGAGTGTGAGAATCTGAACCGAGCAGAGTTTTACCTGGTTTACCAAACCTTTCCAAGTGAATCTGATGGCAGATACCATTACCAGCTCTTGAGTAGATTATTCCGTATTTTGCAGCAACACTTTGTAAATACTTATGGTCATCCGCATTTTCAAAACCTATCTGAACAGTATTATGGTCAACATAACTAACAGATAACTCTGTCTTAACTTTAGGAATTTTCATAGCTTCAAACTGCAAATACGACATTGTACCAGTAGCATCCTGTGTTAAAGTCTGATCTATTCTTATGCCTACTTCTTCTCCTTTTATAGGCGTGCCTTCAACTAAATGTTGATTTATAATCTTTTCAGTAACAGTCAATCCCATTTCAACTCCCTTTCAAATTATTTGTTCTGAAAACCCTCCCATTTCTCTTCTAAAAGTGGGTCTGTTATAGTTTCCATTATATATTGTGCAAACTCTTCACCTGTCGCTCCGTTAGACCGTCCTGTGATTTGTATCTTTTTTTCATACTGCAAACATATCTCCAAAGCTTTTTCCAGTTGGTCTGCTTTCTTTTCATATCCTGCATGGTTAAGCAACATAGCCGTCGCTTTTATCATACTTGAAGGGTCAGCATATTTTGCTCTTCCTTCTTCAACCATACGAGGAGCACTACCGTGGATTGCTTCAAACATAGCATACCTCATACCTATATTGGCACTCCCTGCGGTTCCTACGCCCCCTTGTATTTGGGCTGCTTCATCTGTAAGTATATCTCCATAAAGATTTGGCATAACAAGCACCTTAAATTCGCTTGCTCTTGCAGAATCAATCAATTTGGCAGTCATAATATCTATAAACCAATCGTCCCAAGTTATTTCAGGGTATTCTTCTGATATTAATTCTGCAACATTTAAGAACCGCCCATCCGTTTTTTTAATTACATTTGCTTTTGTAACAACAGTTACTTTGTTTATCTTGTTCTTTCTGGCATACTCAAAAGCAAGTCTAATAATTCTTTCTGAGCCCTGGTTAGTAGTCACAGCAAAATCTATAGAAAGATCTTCCCCTATATCTACCCCTTTACTACCCAATACATAAGCCCCTTCAGTATTTTCTCTATAAAACATCCAGTCTATATTTTTTGCTGGCACTTTAACAGGACGAACATTTGCAAAAAGGTCTAACTCTCGACGCATAGCAACATTTGCACTTTCAATATTTGGCCACGGGTCTCCTTTTTTAGGGGTTGTTGTAGGTCCTTTTAATATTAAATGACATTCTTTTATTTCAGCAAGAATCTCTTCTGGTATTGCTGCATTTGCTTTCACTCTATTTTCTATAGTAAGCCCTTCTATATCTATAACTACAATCTTGCCAGAGGAGATTTCTTCTTTTAAAAGAAAAGAAAGTACTTCCTTAGATTGTTGGCATATATAAGGACCTATTCCATCGCCTCCAACAACACCTATCTTTAAAGGTGTTTCTTTTGAGTAGTCTATCCAACCTTCTGATTGTTTCATATTTTCAATTCTTAACAATTGTTCTTTTAGTAATTCTGAAAAGTGTTCTTTTGCCTTATCTATATCATTAAGCATTCTTTCACTCAGTTGAACCATTTTTCTCCTCCTATCTTCCTATGTTGTTTTTGTTAACTTTGGTTATGCGACGCTTTTGTTCCCTCTATACTTTCTTCTTTTATCCGACGTTTTTCTCGTTGCGAGCAACGCCTTGTCCCGAGAACCCCCGAGGGATTGTTTGTGACGTGGCAACCTTCTCTTTTATCCTTAATTTAGTTGTTCTCTTTTTTAGTTGAATATAATATTTCTGAAACAGTCGTTTTACCTTCAAGCACTTTAACAATACCATCTTCCCTAAGGGTTTTCATTCCTGCTGACTTGGCAAGTTCATTAAGAATATTTATTTCAGGGTTTTTCATAATATTTCTTCGAATCTCTTCATTAACAACCATCAACTCAAAAATTCCTGTCCTGCTCCCAAATCCAGTACCATTACACAAATGACACCCTTTACCTCTATAAAATTTGGAGGCAATATGCTCTAAAGATATGCCAACCTCTTTTACTTCTTCTTGTGAGGGGGTATATTCTTCTTTACAATTTGTACATATACTTCTGACAAGTCGCTGATTTAGCACACCTGCCAAAGATGAAGATATTAAATAAGGTTCAACACCCATATCAACAAGTCTAATAACTGCACCAGGGGCAGTATTGGTATGTAAAGTAGAAAACACAAGTTGTCCTGTTTGGGCTGCTCTAAACGCAATTTCTGCAGTTTCAAGGTCTCTTATCTCCCCAACCATAACAACGTCTGGGTCCTGCCTTAAAATAGATCTTAAAGCTACTTGAAAAGTTAGACCTGCTTTTGGAGAAATTTGTGTCTGGTCAACATTGGCTAAATGGTATTCAACTGGGTCTTCTACCGTCATAATTTTTTTCCGTTCGCTATCTAACTCATTTAAGGAAGAGTATAGAACAGTTGTTTTTCCGCTACCTGTAGGGCCAGTAACAAGAAGTATTCCGTAAGGTTCATCAAGAAGAATTCTCCATCTATGCAAGGTTTGAGGTAAAAAACCAAGTCGTTCCAACCCTGAAACAATATTCCTCTTATCAAGAACTCTCATAGCTATCATCTCTCCAAATATAGTTGGGTAGCTTGAGACACGTAAATCAACATCTCTACCGCCAGGAAGTTTGATTTTAAAATAACCATCTTGAGGAATACGTTTTTCAGCGATATCTAACAACGAAAGAACCTTGATATGAGATATAATAGAGGTATATAACTCAAGAGGAGGTGGAGGAAATTTATATAATAGACCATTTATTCTATACCTTA includes the following:
- a CDS encoding aconitate hydratase, producing MGLTVTEKIINQHLVEGTPIKGEEVGIRIDQTLTQDATGTMSYLQFEAMKIPKVKTELSVSYVDHNTVQIGFENADDHKYLQSVAAKYGIIYSRAGNGICHQIHLERFGKPGKTLLGSDSHTPTGGGLGMLAIGAGGLDVAVAMAGGPFYLTYPKIIKITLTGRLKKWVSAKDIILKVLEIFDTKGNVGSVFEYSGDGLATLSVPERATITNMGAECGVTTSLFPSDEQTRLFLKSQNREGDWVSLVADKNAQYDNEIEINLSKLEPLLAAPHSPGNIKKVSEVAGLKVDQVCIGSCTNSSYKDMMVVANILEGKTVYPSVSFVVAPGSKQVLENLAKDGGLAKLLSTGARIAETACGFCIGNSQSPGSNSVSLRTSNRNFLGRSGTKDANVYLVSPETAAAAVITGEITEPSRLESLGIKYPNIDMPQEMLINDGMFIFPEEKTNEEIYRGPNIAELPQSVPLPDVIEGKVTIKVGDNITTDHIIPAGARMKYRSNVPKYSEFLFEVVDSEFYNRARSIQESGKQNIIVAGLSYGQGSSREHAALCPMYMGVKVVIAKSIERIHQDNLVNFGILPLYFVDEKDYNLITELDQLEITGLYTFLSEGTSVVVKNITAGTEFVTEYKLSKRQKTILLAGGTLAYMGEKSM
- a CDS encoding isocitrate/isopropylmalate family dehydrogenase; translated protein: MVQLSERMLNDIDKAKEHFSELLKEQLLRIENMKQSEGWIDYSKETPLKIGVVGGDGIGPYICQQSKEVLSFLLKEEISSGKIVVIDIEGLTIENRVKANAAIPEEILAEIKECHLILKGPTTTPKKGDPWPNIESANVAMRRELDLFANVRPVKVPAKNIDWMFYRENTEGAYVLGSKGVDIGEDLSIDFAVTTNQGSERIIRLAFEYARKNKINKVTVVTKANVIKKTDGRFLNVAELISEEYPEITWDDWFIDIMTAKLIDSARASEFKVLVMPNLYGDILTDEAAQIQGGVGTAGSANIGMRYAMFEAIHGSAPRMVEEGRAKYADPSSMIKATAMLLNHAGYEKKADQLEKALEICLQYEKKIQITGRSNGATGEEFAQYIMETITDPLLEEKWEGFQNK
- the tadA gene encoding Flp pilus assembly complex ATPase component TadA yields the protein MNREQVIEVLLTKTNLPKEQLNVVVEEKEKTGAPFGYLLIKFGLLSFEQWYSFALKELKLASINLSQIDIDRNVATLLPEFTCKKYRVIPVYRGGNKLICGMVDPSDDDVVRELEKITSLQIEPRLANEKDIKETIEKYFSHGHLDVLVPSVQKGKHAQVLKPSGVIEISDSSAVQAVEDIISKGVELKATDIHIEIEEDGVKLRYRINGLLYKFPPPPLELYTSIISHIKVLSLLDIAEKRIPQDGYFKIKLPGGRDVDLRVSSYPTIFGEMIAMRVLDKRNIVSGLERLGFLPQTLHRWRILLDEPYGILLVTGPTGSGKTTVLYSSLNELDSERKKIMTVEDPVEYHLANVDQTQISPKAGLTFQVALRSILRQDPDVVMVGEIRDLETAEIAFRAAQTGQLVFSTLHTNTAPGAVIRLVDMGVEPYLISSSLAGVLNQRLVRSICTNCKEEYTPSQEEVKEVGISLEHIASKFYRGKGCHLCNGTGFGSRTGIFELMVVNEEIRRNIMKNPEINILNELAKSAGMKTLREDGIVKVLEGKTTVSEILYSTKKENN